The nucleotide sequence TGAACGTGCCGTACCATACGGTGAAGGCCATGAGCCCAAGGACGTAGAGTTTGTATACGAGCTTTTTGAGGATGCTTGTCATCGAGTCCCCTCCGGCTTAGTGCTGCGGCCTTATCTCGTCGGCCAGGCCCTCCTCCTCCATGACGCGCACGTACTCGTCGTAGTGCTCGTGTATCATCTCGTCCTCCGATAGGTAGCCCGTGAGGAAAACCGTGGCCATGGGGAACTTCTCGGGCGAGTAGTGGACGTTGTACCAGTGGACGAAGAAGAGGAACATGACGGCCAGCAGGGCCTCGTCGGTGTGCATGATATAAGCCGCGTTGAAGACGATGCCCGGCAGGTAGTGGCTCGCCAGGTCGCGCCACCAGAGGATGACGCCGGCGGGGCCGAGTATGGGTATGCCCCAGTAGGGGGCGAAGTAGTCGAACTTCTCCTTCCAGCTCATGCGGTCGTAGCGGGGCTTGCGGTCCGATATGAAGAGCAGGTACTTGAGATGGGTGAGAAGGTCCGTCAGGTCGCGCCGGCAGGGGACCATCTCCTGGCTCAGGAACTCCCGCACCACGTTGCCGGGCGTGAGCTCCCCCTCGTCGCGCAGCCGCCTTACGCGGCGCGTAAAGAAGAGGTAGAGAAAGTAGCAGGTGTGGTAGACGAAGAGTGCGAGCAGCACCGTGCCGGCGGCCCTGTGGATCATGGGGGCGAACTCGATGCCCCCCATGAACTCGTAGAGCGGCCCGGCCCACCAGGCGTCGTGGTAGCGCAGCGGAAAACCGGTGAGCGCAAGTATTATGACACAGGTGAAGAGCACCACGTGCTGGACGCGCTGGTGGAGCGAAAAACGGAAGAAGTACCTCTTGCCGTTCCTGTACACTATCCTCGGATACCTTTCCATAACCGAAACCTCCAGGGTAGAACCGCGCCGGCGGGGCCGCTCAGCCTCGGCCCGCGCCTCCCGGACCGCCGTCTCCGTCGCCGTGACCGGCCTCCTTGAAGAGCGCCGCCCTGGGAAAGAGCCTGCGCAGCAGCTCGAGGAATATGAAGACGAGGAAGAAGTACATAACACCGGCCATGAGGGCCTTGAAGAAGACGAGCATCCAGTACTGGAGCGGATACTTCTCCGGGTCGTAGGTCACGTGGACCTGGTAGCCGGCCAGGTTCTCGCCGGCACGGGGGTGGCAGTCCTCGGTGCGGCAGGTCCTTGCGACGTTGGCCTCGTTGACGGCCGAGGTGGGCGATATCTGCCCTTCTATGAGGTGGACGTTCTCGCCGTAGACGACGTGGCAGTCCACACAGTCCGGCGTGTGCTCCGAGCCGTGGCGGATGGCCTTGTAGTGGAAGGTCTCCTTGTAGGAGGTGACCACGTCGTCGAGCTTGTGGCGCCTGCGGAACTTCTCGTCGCCGTGGCACTTGGCGCAGATCTCCACGATCTCCCTCGGCGAGCGCGTCTTCTGCAGCCTCGACGTCACGTGTGTGTAGAAGATCTCGGCGAACTTGCCGGTGCGGTGGCAGGTCTTGCAGCGGCCGATGGCGCGCTCCGAGACGCCGTAGCTCTTGCCCTTGAAGAACGAGAGCGGCCGGTAGAGCGGCTCCTCGTGGCAGTCCTTGCAGCCCGGATAGTCCTCGGCGTACTTCTTGAGTTTTCCGTTCTCGTCGTACTTGCCGTGCACGCCCTTGAGCAGGATGTCCTCGATGGGCTGGTGCGAGAAGCGGCGCTGGCCCGAAGGCTCGACGATGTGGCACTCGACGGTGCAGTTAACGGGCCTTGCCGGCTCGTGGGGTATCTCGTTTATGTCGCGGTGGCAGTCGTTGCACTTGACCTTGGCGTGGGGACCGCTCTCGAAGAGGTTCTCGTTGATGTAGAAGAGACGGAACTTGCCGTCCTCGGCTATGCGGCTGAGTCCCCTGTACTTGTGGCAGAGCAGACAGTTGAGCTCGTCGGCCGCGGCCGCCGGCTCAGCGGACAGCAGGGGGAGCAGGGCGGCGAGGACGACGAGGGCCAGGAAGACAAAGGGAGTCTGGGACTTCACGGCTACCATCGAGGCATCCCTCCGGATGTTTTTGCGGATCTTTTTGTCGGGTCTCTCCCGGCCGCACGTAAATGGACCGCCGGGACGACGGCCGGACGCCCCCATATGCCGGGAAGACCCCGGGCCTCAAGCCGGGAAGTCGTCCCGCCGCAAGGAGTTCATAGGGCTGTCGGAGGAAGAGAGCCGGTCCGGGCCTTGAGACGCCGCCGCGGGCAGCGGGCTGGATGCAGCGGATTGCTTACCGTTTGTACCGCCGTCCACGCCCCTCACCGTCGGAAGATACAGAGTGAGAACGTACCGACAAGGCGTGCGTGATGGACGGCGGCGGAGGTCGGTCACGTGTCAACCGCCTTCCCGCTGCCGCGGGCGGCTCTACGGACGGGGCATCTGGTGGCGGTGAAATGCCCCGTCACGCAGCCTGTTGTCGAACTGCCGACCCGGAGGGTCGACGGCGCGGGCGGCTCCGCCATCTTCTCGGACCGCCTTCGGGGCCCGGCGCCGGACGACGCAGCCCTGAAAGCCGTCTGCGCCGCAGCCCCTCGGGCAAATCCGAGCTGACGAAAAAAGAACCGCCATTCGGCCTGATAAAAAGAGCAAGAAGCGTGCCACAACACTCCAGGGAGATGGACGCACCAGGAAATGCCTCTTCTTTCAAGGACTTATACGCACCGGTCAGCCGGCGGCCCCTCGCCTCCCCGGCCGCGCCGTCCAGGACTGCTGTCACAACACTATGACACAACCTGCGCGCATCAACGAAAAAAGTCTGCCTTTCCAGGCCCTTACGCCTACTTTCATCTTTTCGAGACACCTGTAACTTTTTTGTGACACAAAGCGGCCCGAACACGGCCGGCCCTTATGGGGGAAACTTTCTGTAGAAGGGCCATAGGCCCACGTTTCCCCCAGCCCCCCTTCAAAGACTTTTAATTCCCTGCGGTTCATCCCGATTTTGCAAGCAAAATCGGGATGAACCGCAGGGCGTTAAAAATTTTTGGAGGGAGTCTGAGGGAACCGGGGGTCTGTGACCCTTTTACAAAAAGGTTCCCTCAGCGCAATAAATCGGAGCTTCCTTATCCCTTCACGGTGGCGGCCCCGGCGCAAAGGTCCCCCCCCATTTGACAAGGCCGTCTCTTGCCGTTAAACTCAGTCATATCCGCCCCTGCCGGCCGAGGCATGCCGCCTCAAGGACCGCCCGGCCGACAGGCGGGACAGTCCGGCCCCTGACCTCCAGGCAGCCCTCTCTTCCCGCCGTCGCCGGTGGAGGAAGAGACTTTTTTCGAAACGCCCCTGAGTCGAGGATGCTCAATGACGACAGCGCCCGAGCCCGAAGAGGAGGGAAGAGGGGATGGACTCGACGAGATCGAGTCTGTAGGCAGCGCCGACGTGGTGGTGGGGATCGCCACCTACAACAACGCGGCGACGATCGGCCATGTGATGACGGCGGTGAGCGCCGGTCTGGCCAAGTACTTTCCGCAGCACAGGTGTGTTATCATAAACTCGGACGGCGGCTCAAAGGACGGGACCCCCGATGTGGTGCGCAACGTCACCATCGATCACCGGACCGTGCTCGTCGAGCACCCCCTTGCGCCCATCCACAGGATTTCGACGCCCTACCACGGCATTCCGGGCAAGGGGAGCGCGCTGCGCACCATCTTCGAGGCCGCCGTGCGGCTCGGGGCCAAGGCCTGCTGCGTGGTCGACGCCGACCTGCGGAGCATAACGCCCGAGTGGATACAGCTGCTCGTGGTGCCGGTGCTCCACCGCGGTTTCGACTTCGTGGCGCCGCTGTACAGCCGGCACAAGTACGACGGCTCGATCACCAACTCGGTCATCTACCCCGTGACGCGCGCTCTCTTCGGACGCAAGATACGCCAGCCCATCGGAGGCGAGTTCGGATTCTCCGGCTCACTGGCCGGCCACTATGTGAAGCAGGACGTGTGGCACACCGACGTCGCCCGTTTCGGCATCGACATCTGGATGACCATCGAGGCCGTGGCCTGCGGCTTCAACGTCTGCCAGAGCTACCTGGGCGCCAAGATACACAACCCCAAGGACCCGGGAAGCGACCTGCGCGACATGTTCGTCCAGGTGCTGGGCTCGCTGCTGGGGCTCATCGAGAAACACCACGCCCGGTGGAAGGACGTAAGGGAGGTCGCCGACGTGCCGGTCTTCGGGTTCAAGTACTTCGTCGCACTCGAACCGGTAAGGGTCAACATAGGGAACATGATAGGCCAGTTCAGGCTCGGCGTCGAGAACCTGGGGGAGCTGTGGGCCTC is from Deltaproteobacteria bacterium and encodes:
- a CDS encoding cytochrome C; translated protein: MVAVKSQTPFVFLALVVLAALLPLLSAEPAAAADELNCLLCHKYRGLSRIAEDGKFRLFYINENLFESGPHAKVKCNDCHRDINEIPHEPARPVNCTVECHIVEPSGQRRFSHQPIEDILLKGVHGKYDENGKLKKYAEDYPGCKDCHEEPLYRPLSFFKGKSYGVSERAIGRCKTCHRTGKFAEIFYTHVTSRLQKTRSPREIVEICAKCHGDEKFRRRHKLDDVVTSYKETFHYKAIRHGSEHTPDCVDCHVVYGENVHLIEGQISPTSAVNEANVARTCRTEDCHPRAGENLAGYQVHVTYDPEKYPLQYWMLVFFKALMAGVMYFFLVFIFLELLRRLFPRAALFKEAGHGDGDGGPGGAGRG
- a CDS encoding glycosyl transferase family 2; the protein is MESVGSADVVVGIATYNNAATIGHVMTAVSAGLAKYFPQHRCVIINSDGGSKDGTPDVVRNVTIDHRTVLVEHPLAPIHRISTPYHGIPGKGSALRTIFEAAVRLGAKACCVVDADLRSITPEWIQLLVVPVLHRGFDFVAPLYSRHKYDGSITNSVIYPVTRALFGRKIRQPIGGEFGFSGSLAGHYVKQDVWHTDVARFGIDIWMTIEAVACGFNVCQSYLGAKIHNPKDPGSDLRDMFVQVLGSLLGLIEKHHARWKDVREVADVPVFGFKYFVALEPVRVNIGNMIGQFRLGVENLGELWASVLDEETMEELEEASRAADDTFRINDSLWVKIIYDYILAYHRRTIRARHLLSSLIPLYLGRTASFCLEAAQLNNEEAEELVERLCLEYERRRTRLIEGWEGR